A section of the Cololabis saira isolate AMF1-May2022 chromosome 6, fColSai1.1, whole genome shotgun sequence genome encodes:
- the ttc21b gene encoding tetratricopeptide repeat protein 21B: MEEEDTTLALIKYYCYEKYFSHAANAASAAQRTYSNDPIYTFFHAYATLMQDQIQEAVAELNTIRDDGHLSLCTLMALVYAEKRKANPDKEIIQELDAKVKEDRKSAPPKSLYHAGTFLWLLGRNDKAREYTERMIKLSNGSKEGIILKAWIDVTSGKDAYAKKAGKYFDEGLKERGHVFALMGKAQYYEYRQNYSGALEIVNQVIVSFSGFLPALIKKMKLLLSLQDWEQTVDAAHRLLQKDKNSPEALRMLALHSLCRDGDITEAVKHLSNLFSCLDMLEPQNAELFHRMSLAFTRICGRNEKVMEQTFKMAERAFSLASGDPDLATELGYQMVLQGRIKEAMKWYKTAITNREKTSISALTGIARCQLIEGQLEDADQQVEFLTEIQQSIGKSGELLYLQALLAVKKRRPPEEVTNLLNDAVDTHFSSLQGLPLGVEYLEKMNPDFLLDIVKEYLALCPSKPPAPGQPPAPQLHHCATLLDTVVRIVPGLLHAVYLTGKVRYRSGDINAAQSSLRHCLDQCPSHAEAHLLMAQIHLLQDNVSLCNQSLELCLSHNFEIRDHPLYHLIKAQATKKKGELAETIQTLQMAKSLPGVRRAGSSSKSKHKKTELSSADCVSVFLELAEALWLNGEQHEAAMVMQDAINEFSGTPEELRVTIANADLALLRGDMELALSMLRNITPEQPYYIQAKEKMADIYLKNRRDKQLYASCYREMVEKLPSPHTYLLLGDAYMNIQEPEKAIEVYEQALKKNPRDGALASKIGKALVKTHNYIKAINYYEAALKSEQQHFLRYDLAELLMKMKQYERCERVLHDALTHEPVNELPALSDDCRYLILLAKVQNKVEKNEDALLSLQKARDVQAKVLKRVQLEQPDAVPTQKQLAAEICAEIARHYTSQRGYERAVKFYKEALVYCETDRKVMLELARLYLTLDEADACEDQCRVILKNDQFNEDATLMMADIMFRKQQYDKAVLHFQQLLERKPDNYPTLSRLIDLLRRAGKLEEVPRFLDMAEKHSSRTKFEPGFNYCKGLYLWYTGEPSDALRHFNKARKDNDWGQNAIYNMIEIYLNPDNDTIGGELFENLDGEIGNSTEKQESEQLDLRTAEKLLKEIKPQTPGGHVQLRILEHYCLLATKQKANVEKALGVFTEIANNEKDHAPALLAMATAYMMLKQTPRARNQLKRIAKMNWNIADADEFEKSWLLLADIYIHSGKFDMAGDLLQRCLNHNKSCCKAYEYQGYIMEKEQAFRDAALKYELAWKYGNRTNPTIGYKLAFNYLKAKRHVDAIDVCHKVLAANPNYPKMRKEILDKARAALRS; this comes from the exons TTTTCCACGCTTATGCAACTCTTATGCAAG ATCAAATTCAGGAAGCAGTTGCAGAACTGAACACAATAAGAGATGATGGACACCTGTCTCTCTGCACGTTAATGGCCCTCGTATATGCAGAGAAAAGAAAGGCAAATCCAG ATAAAGAAATCATTCAGGAACTTGATGCTAAGGTCAAAGAGGATCGTAAAAGTGCACCTCCTAAGAGTCTGTACCATGCTGGGACCTTTCTCTGGCTATTGGGGCGAAATGATAAGGCGAGGGAGTACACAGAGAGAATGATTAAACTTTCCAATGGCTCTAAAGAG GGTATAATCCTTAAAGCTTGGATAGATGTCACATCTGGGAAAGATGCCTATGCTAAAAAGGCTGGAAAATACTTTGATGAAGGACTGAAAGAGAGAGGACATGTTTTTGCCCTCATGGGAAAG GCACAATACTATGAATATCGTCAAAACTACTCTGGAGCACTGGAGATTGTTAACCAGGTAATAGTGAGTTTCTCTGGGTTCTTACCAGCTCTCATCAAGAAAATGAAGCTGTTGCTAAGCCTTCAAGACTGGGAGCAAACCGTAGACGCAGCACACAG GCTTTTACAGAAAGATAAAAATAGCCCAGAAGCACTCCGGATGCTAGCTCTGCATTCTTTGTGTAGAGATGGTGATATAACCGAG GCGGTGAAGCACTTGTCAAACCTCTTCAGCTGCTTAGACATGCTGGAACCACAAAACGCTGAGCTCTTCCACAGAATGTCTCTCGCCTTCACCCGCATT TGTGGACGCAATGAAAAAGTCATGGAGCAGACATTCAAAATGGCGGAAAGAGCTTTTTCTTTGGCATCGGGAGACCCTGATTTAGCAACCGAGCTGGGTTACCAGATGGTGCTTCAGGGCCGGATCAAGGAGGCCATGAAGTGGTACAAGACTGCTATTACCAACAGGGAGAAAACTAGTATCTCAGCTTTGACTG GTATTGCTCGTTGCCAGTTGATAGAGGGTCAACTTGAAGATGCAGATCAACAAGTGGAATTTCTCACAGAGATTCAACAGTCTATTGGAAAATCAGGG GAGCTTTTGTACCTACAAGCCCTGCTGGCGGTTAAAAAGCGACGGCCCCCAGAAGAGGTGACCAACCTGCTGAATGATGCCGTGGACACACACTTCTCCTCACTGCAGGGCCTGCCGTTGGGAGTGGAGTACCTAGAGAAGATGAATCCCGATTTCCTGCTGGATATTGTGAAAGAGTATCTTGCACTGTGTCCTTCTAAG CCCCCTGCCCCTGGCCAGCCCCCAGCTCCTCAGCTTCATCACTGCGCCACATTGCTGGACACTGTAGTCAGAATTGTGCCAGGTCTCCTTCATGCCGTCTACCTAACAGGCAAAGTCAGATATCGGTCTG GTGACATAAACGCCGCCCAGAGTAGTCTGCGTCACTGCCTAGACCAGTGTCCATCTCATGCAGAAGCTCATCTGCTAATGGCCCAGATCCATCTGCTGCAGGATAACGTATCGCTCTGCAACCAGTCTCTCGAGCTCTGCCTCAGCCACAACTTTGAG ATTCGAGACCACCCACTGTACCACCTGATTAAAGCCCAGGCTACGAAGAAAAAGGGTGAGCTTGCAGAGACCATTCAGACGTTGCAGATGGCCAAGAGTCTTCCAGGAGTCCGTAGAGCTGGATCTTCATCCAAGTCAAAGCACAAGAAGACAGAACTGAGCTCTGCTGACTGTGTTTCTGTCTTCTTGGAGTTGGCCGAAGCCCTGTGGCTCAACGGAGAACAG CACGAAGCAGCAATGGTAATGCAGGATGCCATCAACGAGTTCTCTGGAACACCGGAGGAGCTACGTGTCACTATCGCTAACGCAGACCTGGCCCTGCTGCGTGGCGACATGGAGTTGGCACTGAGCATGCTGAGAAACATCACACCTGAACAGCCCTACTACATCCAGGCTAAAGAGAAGATGGCAGACATTTATCTTAAGAACAGAAGAGACAAACAGTTGTATGCAAGCTGTTACAG AGAAATGGTGGAGAAGCTGCCGAGTCCTCACACATATCTTTTACTCGGTGATGCCTACATGAACATTCAGGAG cctGAAAAAGCCATCGAGGTTTACGAGCAAGCTCTGAAGAAGAACCCGAGAGATGGTGCTTTGGCCAGTAAGATTGGGAAAGCCCTGGTCAAGACTCACAATTACATAAAG GCCATCAATTATTATGAGGCAGCACTTAAGAGTGagcagcagcacttcctgcgcTACGACCTGGCTGAACTTCTGATGAAGATGAAGCAATATGAGCGCTGTGAGAGAGTCTTACACGATGCACTGACGCATGAACCAG TGAATGAACTACCTGCACTCTCAGATGATTGCCGTTATCTGATCCTGTTGGCAAAGGTccaaaataaagttgaaaaaaatgaGGACGCTTTACTTTCCCTGCAAAAA GCCAGAGATGTGCAGGCCAAGGTCCTGAAGCGTGTTCAGTTGGAGCAGCCTGACGCTGTCCCCACACAGAAGCAACTTGCTGCTGAGATCTGTGCTGAGATCGCCCGGCACTACACAAGTCAGAGGGGCTATGAGAGAGCGGTCAAATTCTACAAAGAAGCTCTTGTGTATTGTGAGACAGATCGCAAG GTAATGCTGGAGTTGGCCCGCCTGTACCTGACTCTGGATGAGGCCGATGCCTGCGAGGACCAGTGCCGTGTCATTTTGAAGAATGACCAGTTCAATGAAGATGCAACTTTG ATGATGGCAGACATTATGTTTAGGAAGCAACAATACGACAAGgcagttttacattttcaaCAGCTTCTGGAGCGCAAACCAG ACAACTACCCGACTCTGTCGCGCCTCATTGACTTGTTGAGAAGGGCTGGCAAGTTGGAAGAAGTCCCCAGATTTCTTGATATGGCTGAAAAACATTCTTCGAGGACTAAGTTTGAACCTGGGTTTAACTACTGCAAAGGCCTCTATCTGTG GTACACGGGAGAGCCAAGTGATGCTCTTCGACATTTTAACAAGGCTCGCAAAGACAATGACTGGGGTCAAAATGCCATCTATAACATGATTGAAATCTACCTGAACCCTGACAATGACACAATCGGAGGAGAATTATTTGAGAATTTAGATGGTGAAATTGG CAATTCCACAGAGAAGCAAGAGTCGGAGCAGCTCGATTTAAGAACAGCAGAGAAGCTGCTCAAAGAGATAAAGCCTCAGACGCCAGGCGGACACGTACAGCTCCGGATCCTGGAGCACTACTGCCTTCTTGCAACTAAGCAGAAGGCCAATGTAGAGAAAGCCCTCGGTGTTTTCACAGAGATTGCAAACAATGAG AAAGACCACGCACCAGCACTCTTGGCCATGGCAACAGCTTACATGATGCTAAAACAAACTCCAAGAGCCAGGAACCAGCTCAAACGGATAGCAAAGATGAACTGGAACATTGCTGATGCTGATGAGTTTGAGAAAAGCTGGCTCCTCCTGGCAGACATATACATCCACTCTGGGAAGTTTGACATGGCCGGGGACCTCTTACAGAGATGCCTGAATCATAACAAG TCATGCTGCAAGGCTTATGAATATCAAGGGTACATAATGGAAAAAGAGCAGGCATTCCGTGATGCAGCACTAAAGTATGAATTGGCTTGGAAATATGGAAATCGGACAAACCCAACTATTG GATACAAACTTGCTTTCAACTACTTAAAAGCAAAGCGGCATGTCGATGCCATAGATGTGTGTCACAAG GTTCTTGCTGCTAATCCAAATTATCCCAAAATGAGAAAGGAAATCCTGGACAAAGCACGTGCCGCCTTGAGATCATAG
- the galnt3 gene encoding polypeptide N-acetylgalactosaminyltransferase 3 → MTALRRVLRRRLHPLTLAVVALVFVTFVFFIQWEVGTQSRGEDPWLKEVAVKRDTMLGMVMGAVNNFRDSMPKMQIKAPVRHQDKPGSGSCLPGHYTAAELRPALERPPQNPLAPGAAGKPFHTDSLSSEEQKEKERGDEKHCFNVYASDRISLSRDLGADTRPPECIEQTFKRCPPLPTTSVIIVFHNEAWSTLLRTVYSVLHTSPAILLKEIILVDDASVDDVLKDELDAYLKQLHIVQVVRQRERKGLITARLLGASVATGDTLTFLDAHCECFNGWLEPLLARIAENYTAVVSPDITTIDLNTFEFMKPSPYGQNHNRGNFDWGLSFGWESLPDHEKQMRKDETYPIKTPTFAGGLFSISKEYFYHVGSYDEEMEIWGGENIEMSFRVWQCGGQLEIIPCSVVGHVFRTKSPHTFPKGTQVIARNQVRLAEVWMDEYKELFYRRNQQASQIAKEGNFGEISKRTDLRARLQCKSFSWYLKNVYPEVFMPDLNPLRFGSVKNLGKDSCLDTGENNEGGKELIMYPCHGLGGNQYFEYSTRHEIRHNIQKELCLHGAAGAVKLEDCQYKGSNTFVGTEQKWELNDNQLLYFPGWSMCLTARHERPTLAQCNPSDRYQLWSFI, encoded by the exons ATGACAGCTCTACGCAGAGTTCTTCGAAGGAGATTGCACCCACTTACACTGGCAGTCGTGGCCCTCGTCTTTGTCACATTTGTCTTCTTCATACAATGGGAAGTGGGGACCCAGAGCCGGGGGGAGGACCCTTGGCTGAAGGAGGTGGCAGTGAAGCGAGACACCATGCTGGGGATGGTGATGGGAGCTGTCAACAACTTCAGGGATTCCATGCCAAAGATGCAGATCAAAGCCCCGGTGCGGCACCAGGACAAGCCGGGCTCCGGCTCCTGCCTGCCGGGCCACTACACCGCCGCTGAGCTCAGGCCAGCTCTGGAGAGGCCGCCCCAGAACCCTCTGGCTCCCGGAGCTGCCGGGAAACCGTTCCACACGGACTCACTGAGCTCGGAGGAGCAGAAAGAGAAGGAGAGGGGTGACGAGAAACACTGCTTCAACGTGTACGCCAGTGACCGCATCTCCCTGAGCAGAGACCTGGGCGCAGACACGAGACCACCTGA ATGTATCGAGCAGACCTTCAAGCGATGCCCCCCCTTGCCGACCACCAGCGTGATCATTGTGTTTCACAATGAGGCTTGGAGCACCCTTCTCAGGACAGTGTACAGCGTCCTCCACACCTCCCCTGCCATTCTCCTGAAGGAGATCATCCTGGTGGACGACGCCAGCGTCGACG ATGTATTGAAGGATGAGCTGGACGCATATTTAAAACAGCTGCACATCGTGCAAGTCGTCCGCCAGCGGGAGAGAAAAGGACTCATAACCGCTCGGCTTCTGGGAGCCTCCGTGGCCACCGGAGACACGCTCACCTTTCTCGACGCCCATT GTGAATGCTTTAATGGCTGGCTGGAGCCGCTGCTGGCGAGGATAGCGGAGAACTACACGGCAGTAGTGAGTCCTGATATAACCACGATTGATCTGAACACGTTTGAGTTCATGAAACCGTCCCCGTATGGCCAGAATCACAACCGGGGCAACTTCGACTGGGGTCTCTCCTTCGGCTGGGAGAGTCTCCCAGATCACGAAAAACAAATGAGGAAGGATGAAACATATCCTATTAA GACTCCAACGTTTGCTGGTGGGCTGTTTTCCATCTCTAAAGAATATTTCTACCATGTTGGAAGCTATGATGAAGAAATGGAGATCTGGGGGGGGGAGAATATAGAAATGTCATTTAGG GTGTGGCAGTGCGGTGGACAGCTGGAGATTATTCCCTGCTCCGTTGTCGGTCACGTCTTTCGCACCAAAAGCCCCCACACCTTTCCTAAAGGTACACAAGTGATCGCTCGGAACCAGGTACGGCTGGCTGAAGTCTGGATGGATGAGTACAAGGAGCTCTTCTACCGCCGCAACCAGCAGGCTTCCCAAATCGCCAAAGAA GGAAATTTTGGCGAAATCTCCAAACGCACGGATCTCCGAGCACGGCTGCAGTGCAAAAGCTTCTCTTGGTATTTGAAGAACGTCTATCCAGAAGTCTTCATGCCTGATCTCAACCCTCTCCGCTTTGGCTCA GTGAAAAATTTGGGCAAAGACTCATGTCTGGATACTGGAGAGAACAATGAGGGTGGAAAAGAGCTGATTATGTACCCATGTCATGGATTAGGAGGAAACCAG TATTTTGAGTATTCCACTCGTCACGAGATCAGACACAACATTCAGAAGGAGCTGTGTTTGCACGGGGCAGCGGGGGCTGTGAAGCTGGAAGACTGCCAGTACAAAGGCAGTAACACATTTGTAGGAACAGAACAAAAATGGGAACTGAACGAT AACCAGCTACTGTACTTCCCAGGATGGAGCATGTGTCTGACTGCCCGCCATGAGCGCCCCACTCTGGCTCAGTGCAACCCCTCGGACAGATACCAGCTCTGGTCCTTCATCTGA